In the genome of Luteitalea pratensis, the window CAGCGGCACCACGGGCCTGCGCGTATAGAGGGGCTGCGACACCTGCTGCACGAAGGACTGCGGTGCGCCCGCCACCAGGGACAGCTCGACGTCGGTCCAGTCCTCGCCGAGCGTGTTGTCGACGATCGCCCAGCCCTGCAGGAACGGCGCGCGGTTACCGGCCGACGGAATCACGAGGCGGTAGGTTGACTTCCACACCGGCACCTCGCTGACGTAGCTCACGAGCAGGTCACGCACGCCGCTGCCCGTCGTGCCGATGCGCAGCCGGCGGACGTCTCGGGCGCGGGTCGAGCCGACGAGGTCGAGATATTGCGAGAGTTCGCCTCGCATTTCGGCCTCGGCCAGCCGGATGCCGATGGCCGGGCCAAGGGTGAACGTCCGGACGAGGCCCGCGTCGGTGACGATCGTGAGCTCCTGCCGCGTTTCTGTCGCACCGTCGGCCGTGCGCTGGCGTTCTTCGAGGCTCAGGATGCGTCCGACGATGGCAGCGCTGCCGGCCTGGACCTCGACGCGCGCGCCACGAAGGGCGTTGAGCAGGTCGGCCGGCGAGGTCGAGGCGCCGAGCGGCAGCCCAAGCATTCGGAGCCGCTGCTCCACCGGGGCGGAGGAGTTGAAGGTGATGCCGGTTACGCGCCCGTTGCCGAGGTCGGCCGTGGTCAGCGACTTGAGCACGTCATCGAGCTGGCCGCTCGTCAGATCGATGGACACCGCCTGGTCGCCACGCACGCGACCCAGGTGCTCGAAGTACCCGACTCCACTCTTGTAGAGCACGACACGACGGACCGGCAGCCTGGCTGCGTCCGGCGGGGACAACACAGCGCCCTGTTCGGTGCGGTCCGAGGCCCGCGTCCGCGGGGCGGCCGGCCCCGGCGGGACTGTCGCTGGCCCCTGGGCACTGGTCGACGAGGCTGTCGCAAGCAGGAGCATGGCAGTTGCACTCGACGCCATCAGGCAACCACGCAATCGATTCGGCATGCCTCATTAGTACCCGCGCAGGCTCATCCGGTTCGAATGGCACGCCGTGTGCTGTTGATCCAGGTACGGCAGAAAGGTCGCCGCACACCGTGAACCAGCCGATTGCGCACGCATTCCTGTCCGATCTGGACGCATTGTCACCGGGCTCCGGCGAGAACCCGCTGGAGACCGACGTGCCGGTCGGGGACGTGGTCATCCGCATGGAGGACTCGGGGTTCGGGATCTTCAATTACCGGGGAGAGCGTGTGCTCGATCAGCCGATCAGGACGGCGGGCGAAGCGGAGCGCCTCGCGGCGGAGATAGTCGCGCCGTGGCAGGGACGCGTCCGCCTCGACACCGGCGCGAGGTGAGCCGCCGCGGGCCCAGCGCGATGCCGCGCGCGTCGCCAGATACGCGTCACGATGACCGCCAGATTCCCGGCCTCGCCGAGCTGAAGGCCGCCAACGATCCAGGGCCTTGGGACCCCGCGCGAACGTGCAGCGAATGCGTACGAGCGCAGCGGCGTCGGTCGCCCTGCTACTCGTATCTGCCGCCGGCGTCCTGCCCAACAGTGTCGGTGGCGCTGGCTGGCTCCACTAAGTCGGATCGGGGATCGCGGATCGCGGATCGCGGGCATCGAGCAAGCTCGACGCCTACGCAGGGACCGGGGAACGGGGAAGTGAGGACGGAGGATACAGGACGGAGGATACAGGACGGAGGACGGAGGACGGAGGAACGAGGTAAGACGGAGGACTGAGGAAAGAGGTCGAAAACAAAGGACCGGGCGCGGCGCCGAGCGAAAGGACGTAGAGCGGCTGGAGGTGTTCCTCGGTCCTCCCTCCTCGTTCCTACCTCAGTCCTCTCTCCTCCGTCCTCCGTCCTGAGCCGTTCGGTATACTCCCCGCCTGTGACTCATGCACCAGCTCCGGCTCCCGCCCGCGCTCCCTGGCGCCAGGCGGATTTCGTTGTCCTTGGCGCGCTGCTGGGGGGTGCGGCAATCGCGGCGGGCATTGCGTCGGTCGCCCATGCGCCCAAGGTCCAGTCATTGACCGGACTCCTCGTGCTGCTGGCGATCGCGTTCTGCTGGTCGTCCAACCGCGCCGCGATCGACCGCAAGACGGTGGCGTGGGGCCTCAGCCTGCAGATCGTCATCGCGCTCATCGTGTTGCGCACCACGCCAGGGCGCGAGGCCTTCGCGGCCGCCGGCCGCGGCATCAACTGGCTGCTCGACTTCGGCGGCGTCGGGGCCGGTTTCGTGTTCGGCCCGCTCGGCAACAAGGCGGTCTGGCCGCGCATCATGACCGCCGCCCTCGGCGAGGAAGGTGCGCAGTACTCGGTGCTGTTCGCGTTCCAGGTCCTGCCGACGATCATCTTCATCGCCTCGCTGTTCGCGATCCTCTACTACCTCGGGGTGATGCAGCTCGTGGTGCGCGGCTTCGCGATGGGCATGCGCTGGGTGATGAAGGCGAGCGGCGCCGAGACGCTCAATGTCGCCGCGAGCATCTTCATGGGGCAGACCGAGGCGCCGCTGACCATCCGGCCGTTCCTCGCGAAGATGACGCAGTCCGAGCTGATGACGGTGATGACCTCGGGCATGGCCCACATCTCGGGCGGAATCATGGCCGCCTACGTGCTCTTCGGCATCGAGGCCCAGCACCTGCTGACCGCCGTCATCATGACCGCGCCTGGCACGCTGATGATGGCCAAGATTTTCGTGCCAGAAACGCAGGTGCCCGAGACAATGGGCACCGTCAAGCTGGACCACGAGAAGACCGACGTCAACATCATCGACGCGGCCGGACGCGGAACGTCCGAAGGGCTCATGCTCGCGTTGAACGTCGGCGCGATGCTCATCTCGTTCCTGGCGCTGATCGCACTGCTGAACGCGATCCTGGGCCTGGTGGGCCTCAGCCTGCAGCAGATCTTCGGATGGGTCTTCGCGCCGATCGCGTGGAGCATGGGCGTGCCCTGGCGCGACGCGCCGGCGATCGGCAACCTGCTCGGCACGCGCATGGTGCTGAACGAGTTCGTCGCCTACTCGCAGCTCGGGCCGATGAAGGCCAGCCTGGATCCGCGTTCGTTCACCATCGCGACGTTCGCCTTGTGCGGCTTTGCCAACTTCGCGTCGATCGGCATGCAGGTCGGTGGCATCGGCGCGCTCGCGCCGAGCCGTCGCAGCGACCTCGCCCGTCTCGGTTTCCGCGCGATGATGGCCGGCACGCTCGCCAACTTCGTCACCGCCACGATCGCCGGCTTCCTGCTCTAGCCGAGTCGTCGACGCCTAGAAATTTCAGAATTCCACAATTGCAGAATTTCACCGCCATGGTCGGCAGCTCGACGCATGGCGGCGGCAATGTAATTTGAAATTTTGAAATTTAAAATTTCGCAGTACGCCCACGGGCCCGTTCTCCGCACGCGGCCTTCATCCGCGTTGTTACTTCAGGAACACGTGCCGGTAGCCGCCGGCAACCAGGGCCGAGACGTCGGCCAGGACACGCGGCAGGCCGAAGCCGCCACGATACGCGAGGTAACGCGGCTCCCACCGCGGCTCGAACTTCTCCTTGAAGGCACGCAGCCCCTGGAAGCCATAGAGTCCCTCGCCGTGCATGAAAACGAAGCCCCCGGCGCGTTGCCACAACGATGCGACCGGCGAACGCTCGAACCCCGAGAGCGGCGCCATGCCCAGTGAGAACTCCGCGTAGCCGCGTTCCTGGCCCCACAGCATGACGTGGACGAGCAACCCCTCCATGGCCGACTTCGGCGCGTGCTGCGTGAACCGCATCAGGTCGACAGAGAGTTCCACATGGTGTGCGCCCGGCCACAGGTTCGCGAACGCCTCGATGACGCCAGCGCGCTCGACGACGGCGACAGGGAAGCGGCAAAGGTAGGCCCCGTCGAAGAATCCGAGCGAGAAGCCCTTTTCGCCCGCCGACTTGCGGGCGAGCCAGTCGTCCGAGACGCGGCGCAACTCGGGCAGGGCAGCGCCGACCTCCGCTGCGGGGATGACGCGAAAGGTCCCGCCTTCGCGTTCGAGACGGCGCACGGCCTGCCGGAACTTCGAGCCATGCGCACCGGCCGTCGTGAACCGCCGCAGGTCGACGTGCGCCTCCTCTCCGAGCTTCTGGAAGGCAAGGCCGAAATCGGCATAGTGGTGCAGGCCCCCGGCCCCGACCTCGTAGAACACCGGCGCGCCGCCGAAGTCGTCGACACGCTCGAGGAACGCCCGGATCAGATCGCGCCGCGCCGACGCGGGGCCGACAGGATCGCCCATCGCGACCCAGGAGTGGCCGCGCACGCCGTACATCACGAAGCCGTCCCGACGCGTCGAAAACAGCACGGCCTTGTCGCGCAGGAAGACGAGGTTGGCCTGCGTCGAGGCCTGCGTCTCGATGACACGGTGGGCGTCGGCCAGGTCGTCGTCGCTCGGTGGCTCGACGATGTGTGGCGCCGGCGACGTGAGTCGCGCCAGGCCGACCAGTAGCACGACGATCGCAGCGCCAACCGAGCCACGCAGGAAGCGTGAGGCATCGCCCGCGAGTTCGAAGCGCCACCAGAGGTCCGACGCGTACTCCACGTGCTTGAACGCGAACAGGCCCAGCCAGGTGGACGCGCCGAGCGCCCCGGCCAGCGCCGCCAGCCAGGCGCCGGAGAAACGTGTCTCGAAGAACGCCGCCCGGCGATCGAATGCCGGCCGAGCCACCGACAGCACTGCGAGCAGGGCGAGCAGCACCGTCGCCTCCTCGACGTCGCCGCCCTTCAGCAGCGACGCCACCGTCCCGACCGAGATCAGCATCGTCGAGAAGTAGTACGCCGCATCGAGCCGACGGGCCAGGCCATGCGCGATGACCAGGAGGCCGGCCCCAGCGACGCTGCCGAGGAAATGCGAGGTCTCGATCACGCCGAGCGGAAGCATGCGGTGCAGCAGGCCGAGACGGCCCGGCGCCGCGGGCGTGGCGCCCGAGAACAGCAGCAGCAGGCCGCAGAGGAAGGTGAACGCCGCAAGGACCGCAGGGGTGATCCGTTCGGTCGCGTCGCCGAGCCAGCGGGCTGCGCGCGCGACGTGCGCGCGTCGCTGATGCGCTTCGTCGCACACCAGGCCGAGCAGCGCGAGGACCAGCGGCAGCAGGTAGTAGACGACGCGATAGACGACAAAGACTGGCAGCAACGTGGCCGCCGGCAACCAGGGGCGCAGCAGGACGACCATCAGCCCCTCGAACACACCGAGGCCGCCGGGCACGTGGCTCACCATCCCGACGAGAATCGCGACCAGGAACGCGCTGACGAAGGAAGGCAACGGCGGTGCCCCGGCGGGCAAGAGCACGTACAACGCCAACGCCGCCAGGAGCCAGTCCGTGGAGGAGAGCGCCAGCTGGGCGCCGGCGATCGTCGCAGACGGCATTGGTAGCGTGAGGCCCGCGAGCCGCAGCGGTGTTTGCCGCATGGCGCTGGCGGCGAGGTAGACGATGACCAGTCCCACCAGTACCGCGCCAGCCAGCCGCAGCAACGGTGCGCCTGCGGCCCACGCGACGGGGATCGGGGCGACGAGCAGGCTCGCGCCGCCAAGCGCGCAGAGGCCGACCCAGAAGGTCAGCGCGGTGCTGAACACGATCCGGGAGAGATCCTCGGCCGACAGGCCCCAGCGCGCGTAGAAGCGGTATCGGACCGACGCACCCGACAGCGCGGCAAAGCCGACGTTGTGCGCGATCGCGTAGGCGACAAACGCCGTCGCGGCGATGCGTGCTCGCGGCAGCTGGCGACCGAGGTAGCGGAAGGCGAGCAGGTCGTAGCCGGTCAGTACAATGTAGTTGGCAGTGGTGAGCGCCAGGGCGGCCAGCAGCCGTGCTGGCGGTGTGTGCGACAGGGCACGGGTGAGGTCGTGCCAGCCGACGTTGCGCACTTCGAACCGCAACACCTCGAGCGCCACGGCGAACGCGATGAGGCTGGCCAATGCCGGGAGCGTCTGCACGAGCCGTCGCAGCACGGCGTGACCAGGCGCTTCGGACACCAGCGGCGTGCTCATGGTCCCTGTTGCCGGACCCACGCCAGCGCTTCGAGCAGGCGGGTGTCGAGTTCCGCGAGATTATCGCTGAAGCGATGATCCGCGGCCGGCACGATCCACAGACGCTTCGGCTCCCGCGCGGCCGCGAGGATGCGCTGCACTTCGGGCAGTGGCACGAACTCGTCGTGCGTGGAGTGGATCGCCGCCAGCGGGGCAGGAGCGAGTCGAGAGGCGATGGCCGCGGTGCTGAACGTCGGCTCGGCCGGCGTCGCATGCGTGAGATAGCTGAGGGCATCCTTCCAGCGCCAGCCGAGTTCGTTGACGTCCGGCAAGCCGAGGGCGATCACACCCGCCACCGCCTGCCGCGTCACCGGATCAGTCGCGGCCAGCAGCGAGAGGCCCGCGCCTTCCGAGACGCCGACAAGCACGGGCTTGCGCTCAGTGCCTCCGGACGCGAGGGCCGCCAGTGTGCGGAAGTCCACTGGCGCGTCGGTCGGACGTAGGGTCGTGCCCCCCGTCGTGAAGCTCTCGAGATAACCGCGCGCATCGAAGCCGATGACGAAGTAGCCCTTCGACGCCAGCAATGCCGCGACGTGTGGCGCCAGGTGCAACCAGCCACCGTCGCCGCTCGATACGATGATCGGCGTATGGCCGGGCGTGCCGTACACGCGCAGTGTCTGCACGTGGCCGCGCAGCGAGACGACCTGGGTCACCTGCGCAGCGGCGCTCGAGGCGAGGATGAGGAGGGCGAGCGTCGCGACACGCAACGCCGACCCCAGAGTGCAGAGCGGGTTCGTGGACATGTCAGCGACTGACGCGTGCGCCGGGAGGGCGGCGCACGCGCATGCCAGGCGACTATGGCTTGGTCGTGGTCTTCTTGTTGGTGGACTGGGTCGTCGCCGTAGTCGAGCCGGTCTTCTCCTTCTCCTTGTGGGCCTTCTTGTCCTTCGAATGGTGCTTGGTGGTGTCGGCTTTCTCGGTGGTCGTGGGCGGTGTCGCGGGCTTGCTTGATTGCGGGGCAGCCGAGGCGCTGGCCGCAATGGCCAGGAGCCCGAACGTGGTGGCGAGCAGGGAGCGGCGCATGACGATGACTCGGTATCTGCCGCGCGAGTTCGATGACGGACGCTGGCGCGGCATGCAGCGTTCTGTCAAGACCATACGTGCCACCGCCTTTCACCACGATGTCGTGACGATTACAGTTGTGAAAGATAGACGCGGCATCCAGTAGGCTCATCCGGACAGCCGGTTCCACTCGATCGCCCCGTCGACCTGAAGGTCGACGGCTACAACCCGGAAAGCCGTAGGCGTCGACCTTCAGGTCGACGCGCTCGTGGCATCATCGGGCGCC includes:
- a CDS encoding NupC/NupG family nucleoside CNT transporter, translating into MTHAPAPAPARAPWRQADFVVLGALLGGAAIAAGIASVAHAPKVQSLTGLLVLLAIAFCWSSNRAAIDRKTVAWGLSLQIVIALIVLRTTPGREAFAAAGRGINWLLDFGGVGAGFVFGPLGNKAVWPRIMTAALGEEGAQYSVLFAFQVLPTIIFIASLFAILYYLGVMQLVVRGFAMGMRWVMKASGAETLNVAASIFMGQTEAPLTIRPFLAKMTQSELMTVMTSGMAHISGGIMAAYVLFGIEAQHLLTAVIMTAPGTLMMAKIFVPETQVPETMGTVKLDHEKTDVNIIDAAGRGTSEGLMLALNVGAMLISFLALIALLNAILGLVGLSLQQIFGWVFAPIAWSMGVPWRDAPAIGNLLGTRMVLNEFVAYSQLGPMKASLDPRSFTIATFALCGFANFASIGMQVGGIGALAPSRRSDLARLGFRAMMAGTLANFVTATIAGFLL
- the mprF gene encoding bifunctional lysylphosphatidylglycerol flippase/synthetase MprF, whose amino-acid sequence is MSTPLVSEAPGHAVLRRLVQTLPALASLIAFAVALEVLRFEVRNVGWHDLTRALSHTPPARLLAALALTTANYIVLTGYDLLAFRYLGRQLPRARIAATAFVAYAIAHNVGFAALSGASVRYRFYARWGLSAEDLSRIVFSTALTFWVGLCALGGASLLVAPIPVAWAAGAPLLRLAGAVLVGLVIVYLAASAMRQTPLRLAGLTLPMPSATIAGAQLALSSTDWLLAALALYVLLPAGAPPLPSFVSAFLVAILVGMVSHVPGGLGVFEGLMVVLLRPWLPAATLLPVFVVYRVVYYLLPLVLALLGLVCDEAHQRRAHVARAARWLGDATERITPAVLAAFTFLCGLLLLFSGATPAAPGRLGLLHRMLPLGVIETSHFLGSVAGAGLLVIAHGLARRLDAAYYFSTMLISVGTVASLLKGGDVEEATVLLALLAVLSVARPAFDRRAAFFETRFSGAWLAALAGALGASTWLGLFAFKHVEYASDLWWRFELAGDASRFLRGSVGAAIVVLLVGLARLTSPAPHIVEPPSDDDLADAHRVIETQASTQANLVFLRDKAVLFSTRRDGFVMYGVRGHSWVAMGDPVGPASARRDLIRAFLERVDDFGGAPVFYEVGAGGLHHYADFGLAFQKLGEEAHVDLRRFTTAGAHGSKFRQAVRRLEREGGTFRVIPAAEVGAALPELRRVSDDWLARKSAGEKGFSLGFFDGAYLCRFPVAVVERAGVIEAFANLWPGAHHVELSVDLMRFTQHAPKSAMEGLLVHVMLWGQERGYAEFSLGMAPLSGFERSPVASLWQRAGGFVFMHGEGLYGFQGLRAFKEKFEPRWEPRYLAYRGGFGLPRVLADVSALVAGGYRHVFLK
- a CDS encoding alpha/beta hydrolase — encoded protein: MSTNPLCTLGSALRVATLALLILASSAAAQVTQVVSLRGHVQTLRVYGTPGHTPIIVSSGDGGWLHLAPHVAALLASKGYFVIGFDARGYLESFTTGGTTLRPTDAPVDFRTLAALASGGTERKPVLVGVSEGAGLSLLAATDPVTRQAVAGVIALGLPDVNELGWRWKDALSYLTHATPAEPTFSTAAIASRLAPAPLAAIHSTHDEFVPLPEVQRILAAAREPKRLWIVPAADHRFSDNLAELDTRLLEALAWVRQQGP